CCACGTGAGTGATAAAAATGAAATTGAGTCATGAATAATTTTTTCGAAGTTTACTTGCAAGAATCCTGGCAAAAGAATCTAAAATATGCAAGAAGAGACACTCTATCTAGTCATCACTTCAATTGAAATTGGAACAAATTGTTTAAGTTTTATTCCTAAAGAAAGTTATGTTGTATTCTTGATGCAAAATCAAGCCCCAGTAGGTTCAGAGCTGATTCTTGCCATGGtatccacccccccccccccccccccaaataaaaaagaaagggcaaataaaaaagagaaaacaGAAATGAGAAAAGATTCAAATACATGTAGAAGAGAAAGGGTAAAAGTAAACCATTTCATTTTCAAATTCTGGAGTGTATTGCAATTTTTCTGATTACTTGTTTCATGTGTAGGTTTATCACACCTAAGCACTTCCATTCATCCAGCTGCATGAGATCTGCTAGAAAGACTAATGATCAGCCTTTATTAACTGGATCATCCTCAACTTCAAAATCTTGGAACCCTTATATATTAGTATTGCATTTGAACTCCATTTTCCTACTGAATGTTGCTTTGTGACTGTAATGCATGTGCTCTGTGCATTTGTCTTTGCCTCCTTTAACGTAAATGTCTTCATCTTATTTCTACTTTTGCAGCCTGGAGCTCTTTTGGGGGGATTCGGTGGACTGGTCCTTTTTCTTCATTATAATGATGAAAGGAGAGCAATTCCAAAAGGTGGGGGCTCCGGAATATTTTTGGTCAAAACTCTATAAATTGAACCTGACCTTGGAACTACTTTTATGTGTCTTTCGATCTACTATGTCTCAATCACTTATGTGCCTTTGAATGTGGTGTAATCCTCTTTCAGAATGTGACATTTCATAGAAGACATGACAATATTGACGAGTCCGTATATTGTACAGCATCTGTACCTGAACAGATGTACTGACAGTGCTTGAAAATATCATACATCCTTTATTAAAAGTGGTTATCAGCCTTTGTTTAACAATTGAGCGCAAGAACTAAAGCCTCTTTTGATTGCTAAACTTCCATCTACCAGAACTACAGTCTAAGTGGTATTTTCTTCCCGGAGTCCGGCTTATAATTGAGCCAAAAAGAGGCATAATGAGCTCGTTGATAGACTTCTCATGGCAATCTCAGTGTCTTTTCTAGTTTAAACATAAGAATTCGTAGAACTATCCTCCTCTCTACTTATTTTTTTCTTATCAGAAAGTGATGATATGTTCGTCCACTTGAATCATGCTTTTTATGGAGCAtgtaaattttaataaatataaagctTCACTCGTTTCAGGTCAAGGCGAGAAATTTGAAAGAAGTGCAATCCAAGGGCCAATAATTGGAGGCCCCTTCAGTTTAATTGATACAGACGGTCGTGTTATAACGGAGCGCAACTTGCTGGGAAACTGGGTTCTTCTCTACTTTGGTTATACTTCATCTCCTGATGTTGGTCCAGCAGAAGTCCAGAAGATGGCTAAGGCTATTGATATTCTAGGTTCTACTCAGTTTCTTTGAATAGAAATGATATTTTCTTATTTACTGACTTATGTTACTGATGTAGTAATTTCCTTTTTGCTTTGTGGTCCTTTTTGCTTAACTTAAACAAGGGTCAAAACAGGACCTTAAAATTCTCCCAGTATTTGTCACAATTGATCCTCAACGTGATACGCCTTCACAACTTCGAGCTTATCTTAAAGGTCTGCATCTAGCCTCTCTGATCTCTTTCTCTCTCCAGGTTCTGGAATGGATGTCTTACTGAAAGAATTGTGGAAAGAGATCCTACAGGGGGTCGTGGGTTTGAAGAGAAAGGGATTCAATCATATAGTTGTCCTTTTATTTGATGTTTATTTCTGCACTTTATTTTTGGTAATTTTATTTGCATGAAATGCAGAGTTTGACCCAAGAATAATGGGATTAACTGGACCGGTTACTGCTGTTAGACAGATGGCACAAGAATACCGAGTGTACTTTAAGAAGGTTGACGAAGAAGGAGATGATTATCTGGTGGAATCTTCTCACAACATGTAAGCCTTAAGTCCTATATTGTCATACATGCAGCATTCTCAAGGAGAATAAActctttcagtttttttttttacttgCGCTACAGCAGTTTTCCCAGAGTATAAATGGTTATTGATGTAATAGGTATTTGGTGAATCCAAAAATGGAAGTAGTTAGATGCTTCGGTGTGGAATACAATGGGGAGGAACTGTCGAATGCAATTGTCAAGGAGCTAAAGAAGGCCGAAACATAGTGATACTTTGGGTGAATTTGGCAGATTAAGTAAGTCTTGCTTTGGTTAGGTTCTTATATCACCCATACATCTCTTCAGCATCATATTCAATGGTCTAAGTGTCGTACTTTGTTTATTTGTTCTAGATGTACAACTTCAATTCACAAAATAAACACAAGTGCCAATAACTTTATTTGTCCTTTCTTTTAAAAAGAATCTTGTTTGTCGTCTGTTGCTGTCTCCAGCTCTTCTCCAATTCTTTTGTTAAATGTTGCATTATCATCCTCTCGGCCAATCTATGGCTAAGATTTCAGTTATCTGCATACGACCCAACAAGTATTAATTATAAAGATAGTGAACTAGTGACGAAAATCCTGCTAAATTTTGTCAATAATGGAAACATACACAGACACACACAAAGGGAAAAGATAGCTATTATATCATAAGGTGTTCCTGCCAAGAA
This sequence is a window from Nicotiana tomentosiformis chromosome 5, ASM39032v3, whole genome shotgun sequence. Protein-coding genes within it:
- the LOC104113408 gene encoding protein SCO1 homolog 2, mitochondrial encodes the protein MQVPRFLLNSKNRSIQTLNPYKRFITPKHFHSSSCMRSARKTNDQPLLTGSSSTSKSWNPYILPGALLGGFGGLVLFLHYNDERRAIPKGQGEKFERSAIQGPIIGGPFSLIDTDGRVITERNLLGNWVLLYFGYTSSPDVGPAEVQKMAKAIDILGSKQDLKILPVFVTIDPQRDTPSQLRAYLKEFDPRIMGLTGPVTAVRQMAQEYRVYFKKVDEEGDDYLVESSHNMYLVNPKMEVVRCFGVEYNGEELSNAIVKELKKAET